From Ochotona princeps isolate mOchPri1 chromosome X, mOchPri1.hap1, whole genome shotgun sequence, one genomic window encodes:
- the GSPT2 gene encoding eukaryotic peptide chain release factor GTP-binding subunit ERF3B, whose product MDPGSSSSSDSAPDCWDQVDMDSPPGLAPSGDGAASSAVAEAQREHLSSAFSRQLNVNAKPFVPNVHAAEFVPSYLRSSPQPPASVAGTDENCTRVGDLAGKRLGRGAPVEPPKEELVVREGSNSAVTMELSEPLVENGEMEMILEESWEHSKEVSEAEPGGCSLSDSGPPEESGQGMMEEKEETRKSKSSIVPSGAPKKEHVNVVFIGHVDAGKSTIGGQIMFLTGMVDKRTLEKYEREAKEKNRETWYLSWALDTNQEERDKGKTVEVGRAYFETEKKHFTILDAPGHKSFVPNMIGGASQADLAVLVISARKGEFETGFEKGGQTREHAMLAKTAGVKHLVVLINKMDDPTVNWSCERYEECKEKLVPFLKKVGFSPKKDIHFMPCSGLTGANIKEQSDLCPWYSGLPFIPYLDNLPNFNRSIDGPIRLPIVDKYKDMGTVVLGKLESGSIYKGQQLVMMPNKHNVEVLGILSDDTETDFVAPGENLKIRLKGIEEEEILPGFILCDPSNLCHSGRTFDVQIVIIEHKSIICPGYNAVLHIHTCIEEVEITALISLVDKKSGEKSKIRPRFVKQDQVCIARLRTAGTICLETFKDFPQMGRFTLRDEGKTIAIGKVLKLVPEKD is encoded by the coding sequence ATGGATCccggtagcagcagcagcagcgactcgGCTCCCGATTGCTGGGACCAGGTGGACATGGACAGCCCCCCAGGTTTGGCCCCGAGCGGGGACGGAGCCGCTTCCTCGGCGGTGGCGGAGGCCCAGCGCGAGCATCTCAGCTCGGCTTTCAGCCGTCAGCTCAACGTCAACGCCAAACCTTTCGTGCCCAACGTACATGCTGCTGAGTTCGTGCCGTCCTACCTGCGGAGCTCACCGCAGCCGCCCGCCTCCGTCGCCGGCACGGATGAgaactgcacccgcgtgggagaccttgcAGGTAAAAGGCTGGGACGGGGGGCACCTGTGGAACCTCCCAAAGAGGAACTGGTAGTGCGTGAAGGTTCCAATTCAGCCGTTACCATGGAACTTTCAGAACCGCTTGTAGAAAATGGAGAGATGGAAATGATCCTGGAAGAATCATGGGAGCACAGTAAAGAAGTAAGTGAAGCAGAGCCTGGGGGTTGTTCTCTGAGTGATTCAGGGCCCCCAGAAGAAAGTGGCCAGGGAATgatggaggagaaagaggaaacaagaaaatcCAAGTCTAGTATCGTGCCCTCAGGTGCTCCCAAAAAAGAACATGTAAATGTGGTATTCATTGGGCATGTGGATGCCGGCAAGTCAACCATTGGAGGGCAGATAATGTTTTTAACTGGGATGGTTGACAAAAGGACACTGGAGAAATATGAGCGAGAAGCTAAGGAAAAAAACCGAGAAACTTGGTATTTGTCCTGGGCGTTAGATACCAACCAGGAAGAACGAGACAAGGGAAAAACCGTAGAAGTGGGTCGTGCCTATTTTGAGACTGAAAAGAAGCATTTCACGATTTTAGATGCCCCTGGCCATAAGAGTTTTGTCCCAAATATGATTGGAGGTGCCTCTCAAGCCGATCTGGCTGTGCTAGTGATCTCTGCCAGGAAGGGAGAGTTTGAAACTGGCTTTGAGAAAGGTGGACAGACAAGAGAACATGCGATGTTGGCGAAAACAGCAGGAGTGAAACATCTGGTTGTGCTTATTAATAAAATGGATGACCCCACTGTAAATTGGAGCTGTGAGAGATATGAAGAATGTAAAGAAAAGCTGGTGCCATTTTTGAAAAAAGTCGGCTTCAGTCCCAAAAAGGACATTCACTTTATGCCCTGCTCAGGACTGACCGGAGCCAATATTAAAGAGCAGTCAGATCTGTGCCCTTGGTATTCGGGGTTACCATTCATTCCTTATCTGGATAATTTGCCAAACTTTAACAGGTCGATCGATGGGCCCATTAGGCTCCCAATTGTGGACAAGTACAAGGACATGGGTACTGTAGTTCtgggaaagctggaatcaggatccaTTTATAAAGGCCAACAGCTCGTGATGATGCCAAACAAGCACAATGTAGAAGTTCTTGGAATTCTTTCTGATGATACTGAGACTGACTTTGTGGCCCCAGGTGAAAATCTCAAAATCAGGCTGAAGGGAATTGAAGaagaagagattcttccaggatTCATACTCTGCGACCCAAGTAATCTCTGCCATTCGGGACGCACATTCGATGTCCAGATAGTAATCATTGAGCACAAATCCATCATCTGCCCGGGTTATAACGCGGTGCTGCACATCCACACTTGTATTGAAGAAGTGGAGATAACAGCCTTAATCTCCCTTGTCGACAAAAAGTCAGGTGAAAAGAGTAAGATCCGGCCCCGCTTCGTGAAGCAAGATCAAGTGTGTATAGCCCGTTTAAGGACAGCCGGAACTATCTGTCTTGAGACTTTTAAAGACTTTCCTCAGATGGGTCGCTTTACTCTAAGAGATGAGGGTAAGACCATTGCAATTGGCAAAGTCCTGAAACTGGTTCCAGAGAAAGACTAA